From Paenibacillus sp. PvR098:
TTACGCCTCATTTGAACAAGAGCTTCCGCTTCCAGAGCGATTGGCCGGAAAATCAGGGACAAGTGTACTTGTACCAGTCGCTTGTGGACAGTATTCTGATGGATAATGAACGCCAATTTACGTCCGATGAGCAGTCATATGTCTTCGATGTGGTAGCGAACTATCAGAACGGATCGCTCGCACGGCAGAAGGTGTGGCTCGATAAGAAAAATTATGCGCCGCAGCACGTCGAGGTGTCGGATGCGAATGCGAATGTCATGGTGATGGTGAAGTTTGATGTGTTTGAATTCGGAACGAAGTTTGAAAAGGATCATTTTGACATGCAGCGCAACATGACGAGCTGGAACCTGATGACACAGCCGACGATGGCGCATCACGGTGAAACAAAAGATGGAGCGGCGGATGAGAGTCAAGGCGCTTCGACGAATGGAAGCGGAGCAAAAGGTACAACTTCAGGTACGAGTAAGGATGCGGCCAAGCAGCAGTCGTTCGGTATTATTCAGCCGAACTATATGCCGAGCGGAGTGAAAAAGCAGGACGTGACGGAGCTGATGCTGGGTGAAGATAAGGCAGTGATGCTGCGTTACTCAGGGGCCTACAATTACACATTGGTGGAATCGCGTCCTGTAACGAAGACAGTGACCAATCTGCAGGGAGACATTTTGGACCTCGGATTTACGCTCGGCGTGATGACGGGGGATGCCCAAAAGACGCTGACCTGGACGTATGACGGAGTGGAGTTCCGTTTGTCGACTGCAGATTTGCCGGAAACGGAGATGATTAAGGTCGCACAGGCTGTTCAAGGGGAAATGGGGAAATAAATGGATACGGACTAAAGTACGCCCTGTAGGAGAACCCTGCAGGGCGTACTTTGCTGAAATCATATTTGCCTATTCTGTTAAAAATCCGTGATATCGTTGACAGGACGAGGCCAAACGGATTAACATAGTTCTATTCAGTATAGGGAAGCTCTTCCCCGATTGGGGTGGCTTCCCTTGCCTTTGTCAGACTTAAGAAGAAGGTGGACCTTGTGGATTCGTTTTACCGGCCGACGCGGGTAGAAATTTCGCTTGATGCACTGCGTCACAACCTGGAGGAGTTTCGTAGAGTACTTCCTGAGCATGTAAGCATGATGGCCGTCGTCAAAGCGGATGCGTACGGACACGGCGCCGTGGAGGTTTGCCGGGAGGCGCTGAGCAGCGGCGTGGAATATATTGCTGTAGCTTTTTTGGACGAGGGCCTGGAGCTGCGGCAAGCGGGGATTACGGCGCCAATTCTGGTGTTGGGCTATACGCCGCCTGAAGGGCTTCAGACGGCCTGGGAGAACGACATTACATTAAACATATACACGCACGAATTGTTGGATGCCTGGGAGCGTATAGGGCCCAAGGAACGTCCGCTGAACATTCATATTAAGATCGATTCGGGCATGAACCGGCTCGGATTAACCGAAGAGCATGAAGCGATCGGATTGATCAAACGCGCGATGCAGGTTCCAGGCTTGAGGGTAGAAGGGTTGTTCACCCATTATGCTTGCGCAGATGAGACGGACAAGAGCTGTACGTTGGAGCAGCATGGCCGTTTTGAACGGGTCGTGGAGCATTTCGGGCGTCAAGGGATCCGATTTCCATGGGTGCATGCGGGCAACAGCGCCGCGGCAATCGATACGCCGAATTTAACGTTTAACATGGTGCGGCTCGGTATCAGTATGTACGGCTTGTACCCATCGGAGGAAGTCAATCATCAACGTGTGCAGCTGCAGCCGGTGTTGAGCATCAAATCAGGCGTGGTCATGGTTAAAAAGGTGCCATCGGGCGAAGGCGTCAGTTATGGTGCGATTTATCGGACGGAAGGCGAAGAGACGATTGCGACGCTGCCGATTGGATATGCGGACGGATTCTCGCGGATGCTTACAGGTAAAGCTGAGGTGCTCATCAAAGGAAAGCGCGTGCCGATTGTAGGAAGAATTTGTATGGATCAATGTATGATGAATGTGACGGGGCTTACCGATATATCCATAGAGGAAGAAGTCGTCATTCTGGGAAGCCAAGGGGATGAGCGAATCACGGCTGAGGAGCATGCGAGCTGGCTAGGAACAATCAACTATGAAATTATCTGCATGATTTCGCACCGCGTTCCAAGAGTATATATCAAGGATGGGCGCGTAGCGCATGCGGTCAATCCGCTGCTCCGGCATGTGTGGGAGCGATCGGAGTGACGGGTGCATTTTCCAGTTGAATTTTTCAACAGGTTGAGAGGATTTTCATGTTTTTCCGCGAATATGTATAGTTAATACTCTGTGGACGCCAATGGGTATAACATATTTGCTATACCTCGCGCATATATTGATTTTGTATATTTTAACTGGGATTTTGCCATAATGGAAATAGGTTTTTGTATGTTTTTGGGGGTGCATATTCAGGTGGCAGGTGCGCATAACACGAAGCGAATCATGATCAGTTTGCCGGATCACTTGCTGCAGGAAGTGGATTTTCTGGTGGAGAAGGAGAATTCCAACCGCAGCGAGTTTATCCGTCAGGCAATGAAGCTGTATTTGA
This genomic window contains:
- the alr gene encoding alanine racemase, producing the protein MDSFYRPTRVEISLDALRHNLEEFRRVLPEHVSMMAVVKADAYGHGAVEVCREALSSGVEYIAVAFLDEGLELRQAGITAPILVLGYTPPEGLQTAWENDITLNIYTHELLDAWERIGPKERPLNIHIKIDSGMNRLGLTEEHEAIGLIKRAMQVPGLRVEGLFTHYACADETDKSCTLEQHGRFERVVEHFGRQGIRFPWVHAGNSAAAIDTPNLTFNMVRLGISMYGLYPSEEVNHQRVQLQPVLSIKSGVVMVKKVPSGEGVSYGAIYRTEGEETIATLPIGYADGFSRMLTGKAEVLIKGKRVPIVGRICMDQCMMNVTGLTDISIEEEVVILGSQGDERITAEEHASWLGTINYEIICMISHRVPRVYIKDGRVAHAVNPLLRHVWERSE
- a CDS encoding outer membrane lipoprotein carrier protein LolA, with the translated sequence MRRFTWVVALVMICLSVVVSGCGLVGKKDAGSVVKDLDGVRSKLQSYHGKGKMTLNTGQEPQEYDVEVCYMEPSYYRIVLTNAKKDITQIVLRNDDGVFVLTPHLNKSFRFQSDWPENQGQVYLYQSLVDSILMDNERQFTSDEQSYVFDVVANYQNGSLARQKVWLDKKNYAPQHVEVSDANANVMVMVKFDVFEFGTKFEKDHFDMQRNMTSWNLMTQPTMAHHGETKDGAADESQGASTNGSGAKGTTSGTSKDAAKQQSFGIIQPNYMPSGVKKQDVTELMLGEDKAVMLRYSGAYNYTLVESRPVTKTVTNLQGDILDLGFTLGVMTGDAQKTLTWTYDGVEFRLSTADLPETEMIKVAQAVQGEMGK